Part of the Lucilia cuprina isolate Lc7/37 chromosome 5, ASM2204524v1, whole genome shotgun sequence genome is shown below.
TGAGAGTtagtatttctatagaaaaagcgcCTTAATggcaaaaattatttctatagaaaacgtgtcATCCCAGGAGATAGTATTTctataacaataaattatatttatataaattttaaagataaagtgCCAAAATAGCATTTCAATACAAAAGTATCTCgttgtgatattttttttttatttaaaaattgtctacTCAGCTAGAATCTATCTATAGAATTTGTGTTTTCCTGTGCaggagattttttatataaaactttttctgcAGAAGAAGTGCTTCCTTGCTTAAGGCTTCATGTAAAGAAAAACTCTCTCCCACTCATTTCACAACTTTCCTtcctttttctattttatatgtattaaacgaaattattttaataattttaagtttagtAATGCTTTTCTCTTGACTGCTTCTTTAATggctaattttgtaaaattaatttaaatgtcaattttatggaatataataaaattatcattTCTATTTGTAGAGCTCGTCCCACAAAATTTGTTTCGAAATTTATTATCGGTTGTATTTGGTTGATTGCATTCACCTTTGCCATACCCTGTGCAATAGCGTTTCGTGTGGAAGAAGTTCATGAACGTATAAAAGgtataaatagtaaatttttattttttgttttcaactaaataaatagcgaaaactttaaaaaacagttaaacaaaaaaaattataattgtaaaCAGAGAATTTGACATAATCTTCTTACTGAGTCcaatataatttacatatttcatTTGCAATTTTACAGAAAACGGAATCGTCTCCAATGTGACAAGACCATTTTGTACGAATGTTAATTTGTCTGAGTATCAACTACAGTCATATCGTTATACTTTGGTATTTGCACAATATTTGGTACCATTTTGCGTCATCAGTTTTGTCTATATACAAATGACGATTAGATTATGGGGCACCCGTGCTCCCGGTAATGCACAAGACTCACGAGACATTACACTACTAAAGAATAAGAAAAAGGTAAGGAAGGatgaatggatggatggatgtacTTTCGCAAacataaattcaatttaatgaaAGTCTCTGTACGTGTTGGTGATAAAGtcgatgttatttttttattattatcctttgacttattttaataatgttttgttttttttgttttgtgtgtcttgttttctttttaggttataaaaatgttgattattgttgttgtggtgtTTGGTCTCTGCTGGCTGCCTTTACAATTGTACAACATTTTATATGTAACAATACCGGAAATAAACGAATATCATTTCATAAGTATTATCTGGTTTTGCTGCGATTGGTTGGCCATGAGCAATAGTTGTTATAACCCTTTCATCTATGGTATTTATAATGTAAGTaatgaatttgtaaaatatttttgcacaaaACTCTATTATGGGCTTATTAATCCAACCACAAATATAACAAAGAATTTTGTCAttgaaaaactttgttaaaaatggTATGagtaaaaatatcaattttctttttaataacaaatgtcTCCAAAAGTTTCGTTTTAATTATACCCACTATCGTAGGGAGGTTATTatgagtttgtgctgaagtttgtaataCCCAAAAATGTTGGTCCTAGACCTTCTTTAACGtacaccaatcggctcagaatctgTTTTGATtaagttatgtccgtccgtctgtctgtatgtcagTCCGTCCGTCTCTGTGTTCATGTAAATTTTGTACGCAagctacatgtcgcaattttaaagataattttataaaattttcaatttaatcacTTGTGTAGAGTATCAGatggtcgaccatgcccgactatacattcttacttgtttaaatttatattccacataatttaagttaaaacatTAGGggctaaaagaaatttttaattataataaggAGACAGagaacaattttatgtttccgGACAGAATTAAAATTCATCATtagtacaaatacatatacatttatgtaagagtattttttttaatttttaaagtcaaCATACTAATACTTAGATATTTTATGTCTTTGAGCTAATAACATCCTTGTTAAGAAATAAAAGGATAATTTTCctttagaattttttctcaaaaagacACTTCTGCTTACAGAAAAGCTCAATCGGTTTTTTTGGTGCAGAAACTTTTTCTAGACAAAttagatttctatataaaaatactctTCCAAGAGAAACTTCTCTAGAGTCACATATTTTATAGTTTCCCAAGAATgtaatattcaaaagaaaatctCTCTTTCAAGAGCACGATTCTTCTAAAGAAAGCCTTTAACAAGTTTCTCTTAATGAAACACTTTTCctccaaaaaaaaatctctagcaaattttcatattttcatccAAGAAgccaatttttaatacaaaaaattacatgaacacattttatatataaaacgtCTTTTCCAAgccttttctttaaaaacatactCTCTCAAAGAGgcagtttttctaaagaaaaaaatctctcCCAGAGacacatattttctatagaaaaactctctcCTAAGAATATACTTCCTAAgagctttttaatagaaaaaactctAACCTAATCGgccagttttttttatagaaagaaaatatcTCCCAAAGACTcacactttctatagaaaaactcacTTTCAAGTAGAAACTTTATCTTAATAAAAACGCTCCTCCAcgaagattttctaaagaaaaaactgtcttccaaaaacacatatttttatagaaaacctcTCTCTTAAGGATATACTTCCGAGgagctttttttatagaaaaaactatgtcgcaaaaagtaaatttttctatgaaaacatttttctccAAAGAATCCACAACTTCTACCGAAATACTCTCTCTCCACATTTAgtcttttttactttattatagaaaaacacACCTAtcccaattggccattttttatagaaaaaaatctctcCCAAAGACTTacactttctaaagaaaaaacctCTCCCCAgtagaaaaattttctctataaaaagataagaagattttttaaaaaatacttgctcctaaagaaaaaactttttcttaagaaGCCACTTGTTCTACAGAAAAACTCTCTCtattttgtaatagaaaattGTCGCCCAACctttcatacatatatttaaaatctacgttttcttaatataattcttatttctCTTTAATTCCAGGAGAAATTTAAACGTGAATTTAACAAACGTTTTGCCGTTTGCTTCTGTCGATTTCAAACCAGCATTGATGCTAACGAACGTACTCTCTCCATGCACACGAGAGCTAGTTCACTACGATCAACCTATGGACAAACGCAAATGCGTTTGAGAGGCAATACATTTAACGGCAGTACTCATAGTCATCATCGTGCTTCTCTAAAGGCTGCAGCGGCAAATAAGCATGAAAGTCTTAATTCTAATCATATGGATGGAACAACAATTCTTCTCAATAACTATggaaattcaaataataatcaCGAGAACTCAAACAACCACAAAATGTCATggcaaagaaataattttaaaccttTACATCCTGAACTAATCGAATACGATGGTGATGAAGATCAAAGTTTAATAGAAGAGAAAATTCAGCTACCAGTCATTACAAATTCTAATGTAGAGTTCAGAACTGAGCAACCAATAAAAGATACAGTTTTCGGTGGTCGTGAGCTAACGGCAAATGATAGAAcgataaattaaaatagaatgaaaattagcagagtttatttttaatgcGTGAGATCATGCCATGTCAATGTTAAAGATTCTCCGCCTCCTTAAAGCTGTGATGTTAGAAAATCAAACTGTACAAATACaacagaatttaaattttttgccatttttttaaaGTCTAATCAATATTTGATGATCTGCCATTAAAACAACCATCCTTCAAcaacattattatattaaaaatactcTCGGTTTCTGAACACAAATGACCTACATAACTAgttctaaaaatgttttttttaagatttaagaaATAGTATTGGCTgatgaattttctaaaacattttttaaaaattgaattgaatgttTGAATTCATACACCGAAAAAAGTAAAGAGTTAGTATTgtgcaataaaaatatcaagTACAGTTAAATTGttgatttaattatttcataaattagTTTAAGTGTCAGTTTGAAATGTATTTAGACCCAATGATcagtattaatattaaataaaaataaatctatttagtatttattaaatataagatatttttttaagtgttttcttttttaatgtattaattTGAACATTAAAcagatgtaaatatgtatgtataatgtaATTTTGTTGTAATGTATTTAAAGTGTagataaagttttgttttaagaatctctaaataaaaaatatttataaattttactattgtagttgttttttaattacacgtaaaattttaattttttcagatTAAGGTGGCTAATAAGAAATTATAGACAATCTTATGcctttcatataaaaatcgatttttcacgGAAAAtcaaggtgatcacagattaagctccgTTTGTCGATTGGGTGGCTATTTAagaagcttaatctgtgatcacttcgattttccatgaaaaacccatttttgtatgaaaaacctaaaatcggctgtaacttcttaaatagccACCAAATCGACAAAcggagcttaatctgtgatcacttccattttccATGAAAaccctaaaatcggctgtaacttcttaaatagccACCAAATCGACAAACGGAGCTTAATCTGTTATCACTTCGATTTCCAATGAAAAAtctaaatcggctgtaacttcttaaatagccACTCAATCGACAAACGGAGCTTAATCTGCTATCACTtcgattttccatgaaaaaatcgatttttcatgaaaaatcgAAGTGATAACAGATTAAGCTCCGTTTGTCGATTTGGGggctatttaagaagttacagccgattttaggtttttcatacaaaaatcgatttttcatggaaaatcgaagtaatcacagattaagctccgTTTGTCGATTGGGTggctatttaagaagttacagccgattttaaaattttcttataaaaatcgatttttcatcgaaaattgaagtgatcacagattaagctccgTTTGTCGATTGAGTGGCTATTTAAGAAGTttcagccgattttaggtttttaagCTCCGTTTGTCGATTGGGTGGCTATTTAaaaagttacagccgatttcaggtttttcatacaaaaattgattttttatggaaaatcgaCAAAcggagcttaatctgtgatcacttcgattttccatgaaaaatcgatttttatatgaaaaacgtaaaatcggctgtaacttcttaaatgcCATCAAATCGACAAAcggagcttaatctgtgatcacttcgattttccatgaaaaaccGATTTtgatatgaaaaacctaaaatcggctgtaatttCTTAAACAGCCACCCAATCGATTGGGTggctatttaagaagttacagccgattttaggtttttcatacaaaaatcgggttttcatagaaaatcgaAGTGATCACCGTTTGTCGATTGGGTTactatttaagaagttacaga
Proteins encoded:
- the LOC111679317 gene encoding RYamide receptor, producing MDEFPVVRISPDEILEEEEFERLYSAPVEIIVLLSIFYGSISILAIIGNTLVIWVVATTRQMRTVTNMYIANLAFADVIIGLFCIPFQFQAALLQRWNLPWFMCGFCPFVQALSVNVSVFTLTAIAVDRHRAIINPLRARPTKFVSKFIIGCIWLIAFTFAIPCAIAFRVEEVHERIKENGIVSNVTRPFCTNVNLSEYQLQSYRYTLVFAQYLVPFCVISFVYIQMTIRLWGTRAPGNAQDSRDITLLKNKKKVIKMLIIVVVVFGLCWLPLQLYNILYVTIPEINEYHFISIIWFCCDWLAMSNSCYNPFIYGIYNEKFKREFNKRFAVCFCRFQTSIDANERTLSMHTRASSLRSTYGQTQMRLRGNTFNGSTHSHHRASLKAAAANKHESLNSNHMDGTTILLNNYGNSNNNHENSNNHKMSWQRNNFKPLHPELIEYDGDEDQSLIEEKIQLPVITNSNVEFRTEQPIKDTVFGGRELTANDRTIN